From Medicago truncatula cultivar Jemalong A17 chromosome 7, MtrunA17r5.0-ANR, whole genome shotgun sequence, a single genomic window includes:
- the LOC11427260 gene encoding vacuolar-sorting receptor 1: MIIKLNPLLLCVLVLFLECCFGRFLVEKNSLRITSPKSLKGSYECAIGNFGVPQYGGTLVGSVVYPNVNQKGCKNFTDFSASFHSMPGNFPTFVLVDRGDCYFTLKAWNAQNGGAAAILVADDREETLITMDTPEEGNVVNDDYIEKINIPSALISKSLGDRIKKALSDGEMVHINLDWREALPHPDDRVEYELWTNSNDECGPKCDNQINFVKSFKGAAQLLEKKGFTQFTPHYITWYCPKEFLLSRRCKSQCINHGRYCAPDPEQDFNKGYDGKDVVVQNLRQACFFKVANESGRPWQWWDYVTDFSIRCPMKEKKYTEECSDEVIKSLGVDLKKIKDCVGDPLADVENPVLKAEQEAQIGKESRGDVTILPTLVINNRQYRGKLSRPAVLKAMCAGFQETTEPSICLTPDMETNECLENNGGCWKEKSSNITACRDTFRGRVCVCPVVNNIKFVGDGYTHCEASGTLSCEFNNGGCWKASHGGRLYSACHDDYRKGCECPSGFRGDGVRSCEDIDECKEKSACQCPQCKCKNTFGSYECKCNSGLLYSRENDTCIGKYTSSVVSIWMIILVMVVTLSGGYAFYKYRIQRYMDTEIRAIMAQYMPLDNQPLIIPNPNQVHHDI; this comes from the exons ATGATCATTAAGTTGAATCCTTTGTTGTTGtgtgttttggttttgtttttggagTGTTGTTTTGGTAGGTTTTTAGTGGAGAAGAATAGTTTGAGAATCACTTCTCCAAAATCGTTGAAGGGTAGTTATGAATGTGCCATTGGAAATTTTGGGGTGCCTCAGTATGGTGGAACATTGGTTGGTTCTGTTGTGTATCCTAATGTGAATCAGAAAGGATGCAAGAATTTTACTGATTTCAGTGCTTCGTTTCATTCCATGCCTGGAAATTTTCCCACCTTTGTTCTTGTTGATCGTGGAG ATTGCTACTTCACTTTGAAGGCGTGGAATGCACAAAATGGTGGAGCAGCAGCTATTCTTGTAGCTGATGACAGAGAAGAAACACTAATCACGATGGACACTCCTGAAGAAGGGAATGTTGTAAACGATGATTATATAGAAAAGATTAATATTCCTTCTGCTCTTATCAGCAAATCCTTGGGGGATAGAATCAAGAAGGCTCTCTCAGACGGGGAGATGGTGCACATAAATCTTGATTGGCGAGAGGCTCTTCCACATCCTGATGACAGGGTTGAGTATGAATTATGGACAAATAGCAACGACGAATGTGGGCCAAAGTGtgataatcaaattaattttgtgaAGAGCTTTAAAGGAGCAGCTCAGCTACTTGAGAAGAAGGGGTTCACTCAATTTACCCCGCACTATATAACTTGGTATTGCCCTAAAGAATTTTTATTAAGCAGACGATGCAAGTCTCAGTGTATAAACCACGGGCGGTACTGTGCTCCGGACCCTGAGCAAGATTTCAATAAAGGGTATGATGGCAAAGATGTTGTTGTTCAGAACTTACGTCAAGCTTGCTTCTTTAAAGTGGCGAATGAAAGTGGAAGACCTTGGCAATGGTGGGATTATGTGACCGACTTTTCAATCCGTTGCCccatgaaagagaaaaaatacaCAGAAGAATGCTCGGATGAAGTTATTAAATCTCTTG GTGTTGATCTGAAGAAGATTAAAGACTGTGTTGGAGATCCTCTTGCCGATGTTGAAAACCCTGTTCTCAAAGCCGAACAGGAAGCACAG ATTGGCAAAGAGTCTCGTGGTGATGTTACTATACTGCCTACTCTTGTTATAAACAACAGACAGTACAGAG GTAAGTTGTCAAGACCAGCGGTTCTCAAGGCAATGTGTGCAGGTTTCCAAGAGACCACTGAACCATCAATTTGCTTAACTCCAG ACATGGAAACAAACGAGTGTTTGGAAAACAATGGTGGTTGTTGGAAGGAAAAATCATCTAATATTACTGCATGCAGG GACACTTTCCGAGGAAGAGTATGTGTATGCCCTGTTGTAAACAATATTAAGTTTGTTGGCGATGGATATACTCACTGTGAAG CTTCAGGAACCTTAAGCTGCGAATTCAACAATGGAGGTTGTTGGAAAGCATCCCATGGTGGAAGGCTTTACTCTGCTTGCCAT GATGACTATAGAAAAGGTTGCGAGTGCCCGTCAGGGTTCAGAGGTGACGGAGTCCGGTCATGTGAAG ATATTGATGAATGCAAAGAAAAGTCGGCTTGCCAGTGTCCacaatgcaaatgcaaaaatacCTTTGGGAGTTATGAGTGCAAGTGCAATAGCGGTTTGCTCTACTCACGAGAAAATGACACGTGTATTG GTAAATATACTTCTTCGGTAGTGAGTATTTGGATGATTATCCTTGTGATGGTTGTTACACTTTCTGGAGGATATGCATTTTACAAGTACAGAATCCAG AGATATATGGACACTGAGATACGTGCAATTATGGCTCAATACATGCCTTTGGATAATCAACCTCTTATTATTCCTAATCCTAATCAAGTTCATCATGATATTTAG
- the LOC11432083 gene encoding uncharacterized protein, with protein sequence MRRVHYKKPSHFIQGYQPNQPLRPKFKCFFLASSLRKMGEGIYLDTILVPLSLFITIVYHAFLCYTIKNKPSRTTYGIDKLRRTTWGLNVNQGDDKKAMLCVQTMRNTLMTTILTATITILVNMALAALNNNAFNASHLFSSGFFGSKSDTIFLLKYASASICLLISFLCSSMAIGFLIDANFLMNAYGDFLSGGYTQSVLEKGFTLAFVGNRVFCVAIPLMLWMLGPVLVFLASIALVCLLHEFDYVPKFPQGQKRCTNVK encoded by the exons ATGAGAAGAGTCCATTATAAGAAGCCATCACATTTCATTCAAGGTTACCAACCAAACCAACCCCTAAGGCCAAAATTTAAGTGCTTTTTTCTTGCTTCATCACTAAGGAAGATGGGAGAAGGTATTTATTTGGATACCATATTAGTCCCTTTGAGCCTTTTCATTACAATAGTTTACCATGCTTTTCTCTGCTACACCATCAAAAACAAACCTTCACGCACAACTTATGGAATTGATAAGTTAAGGAGAACAACTTGGGGTCTTAACGTAAATCAG GGTGATGATAAAAAGGCTATGCTATGTGTACAAACCATGAGGAACACACTTATGACCACAATACTCACAGCAACTATAACAATTCTTGTAAACATGGCTTTGGCAGCTCTAAACAACAATGCATTCAATGCAAGCCATCTTTTTAGTAGTGGATTTTTTGGTTCAAAATCAGACACAATCTTCCTTTTGAAATATGCTTCAGCATCAATTTGTTTGTTGATTAGTTTCTTATGCAGCTCAATGGCCATAGGATTTCTAATTGATGCAAATTTTTTGATGAATGCTTATGGAGATTTTTTGTCAGGGGGTTACACACAAAGTGTATTGGAAAAAGGGTTTACCTTAGCTTTTGTTGGTAATAGGGTGTTTTGTGTTGCTATTCCTTTGATGCTTTGGATGTTGGGTCCAGTGCTTGTATTTTTAGCCTCCATAGCTTTGGTTTGTTTGTTGCATGAGTTTGATTATGTCCCTAAATTCCCACAGGGTCAGAAACGATGTACCAATGTAAAATAA